CATCCTGCCCCAGCTGGAAATAGGCGGCGAAGCCCATCGCCATCAGCACCACCATCAGGTAGCGCGTCAACGCTGGGTGCTCCAGCGCCCAACGGGACAGATTGAAACGCGAGGCGGCCGGGCTACGGCTGGATTTGCTCATCATGCTGCCCTCAAGCGGCTCAACGCGAGGCCGCGCGAGCGGCCGCCGGCGATGCCTCAGCAGGCGCTTGATAGCGGCGCACCTTTTGTCCGGCCGTCAGCACATGCACGCCGGCAATCACCACCTCGTCACCGGGCTTGAGCCCGTCGGCAACCACGACCTCGTTGCCATCCGCGCCGGCCACCTGCACCTGCCGCGATTTCACCGTCATGCTGGCTGCGTCCAGCAGCCACACGGTGGCATGCCCCTGCTGCTCCAGCACCGCACTCAAAGGCAGCTTGAGCACCTGTGAGCGCACAGCACTCTGCAGCAGCACCGTCGCCGTCTGCCCCAGCTTGACGTCCAGCTTGCCCACATCCGCCTTGGCCTGGAAGGTGCGCGTGACGGGATCGGCCGCGGCCGCCAACTCGCGCAGGCTGATATCCCTGGGCTGCTGGCCCTCGCCCCAGAGGCGCACCTTGAAAGCGCCCGGCACCGCCGTGGCGGCGCGCAGCAGGCTCACCTGATCCTCTGGCACCGAAAACACCACGTCGCGCGGGCCGTCATGGGCAATGCGCACAATGGGCGTGCCCGGCCCCACCACCATGCCTGGCTCGGCGTCCACGCCGGTGATCACGCCGGCGGTGTCGGCCACCAGCATGGCGTAGGCCGCCTGATTGGTTTGCACGCCGGCTTGCGCGCGCGCCTGCTCCAATTGCGCTTGCGCGGCCTTGAAGGCGCTGTCGCGGCGCTCCAGTTCGGCCGCGCTAATGAAGCCCTGGTCCTTCAGC
This portion of the Paucibacter sediminis genome encodes:
- a CDS encoding efflux RND transporter periplasmic adaptor subunit; amino-acid sequence: MPQVFSRLSLSVLGALLVVGCSKPAQAPEPERAVRTLVLASDSAGGTREYAAEIRARTESRLSFRVGGKLLQRRVNLGDVVKPGQVLAQLDAQDLVLAQEAAKAAVLAARVNRDQLGADYRRFIELKDQGFISAAELERRDSAFKAAQAQLEQARAQAGVQTNQAAYAMLVADTAGVITGVDAEPGMVVGPGTPIVRIAHDGPRDVVFSVPEDQVSLLRAATAVPGAFKVRLWGEGQQPRDISLRELAAAADPVTRTFQAKADVGKLDVKLGQTATVLLQSAVRSQVLKLPLSAVLEQQGHATVWLLDAASMTVKSRQVQVAGADGNEVVVADGLKPGDEVVIAGVHVLTAGQKVRRYQAPAEASPAAARAASR